One genomic window of Diospyros lotus cultivar Yz01 chromosome 8, ASM1463336v1, whole genome shotgun sequence includes the following:
- the LOC127808402 gene encoding uncharacterized protein LOC127808402 → MRSFFFKFQIQSVATAFGLILLHQTHPSQSLLPHLSFKHTTFGVCTAVRNMSESAVKPPTTFRHKISRDPNSPFPAEAGRYHLYLSYACPWASRCLTLLKLKGLEKAISFTAVKPKWGKIKEPDEVMGWVFPTSETEEPGAQPDPLNGAKSIREIYELAVPNYSGRNSVPVLWDKKLKTVVNNESGDIIRMFNSEFNDIAENPELDLYPPHLRAQIDEISDWMFDTINRGVYKSGFATEQGPHEEAVKALFEALDKCEEILSKQRYLVGNTFTEADVRLFVTLIRFDEVYAFHFKCNKKLIREYPNLFNYTKDIYQIPGISSAVNMQHIKRHYYGSHPNVNPLGIIPIGPNIDYSAPHDRDRFSN, encoded by the exons ATGAGATCTTTCTTCTTCAAGTTTCAGATCCAGAGCGTAGCCACTGCATTTGGGCTGATTCTGCTGCACCAAACCCACCCTTCTCAATCTCTTCTCCCTCACCTTTCCTTCAAG CACACTACTTTCGGGGTTTGTACTGCCGTTCGCAACATGTCAGAATCTGCAGTGAAGCCTCCAACAACTTTCCGTCACAAAATTTCAAGAGACCCGAATTCTCCTTTCCCAGCAGAAGCCGGGAGATACCATCTGTATCTATCGTATGCTTGTCCCTGGGCATCCAGGTGCCTTACACTGCTGAAGCTCAAAGGACTTGAGAAAGCCATCAGTTTCACA GCTGTGAAACCCAAAtggggaaaaataaaagaacccGATGAAGTCATGGGCTGGGTATTTCCTACCTCAGAAACAGAGGAACCGGGAGCTCAGCCCGACCCTTTGAATGGAGCAAAAAGTATAAGAGAAATATATGAGCTCGCCGTTCCAAACTATTCTGGAAGAAATTCTGTTCCT GTTCTCTGGGATAAGAAGCTCAAAACAGTTGTGAATAATGAGAGTGGAGACATAATCCGCATGTTTAATTCTGAATTCAACGACATAGCAGAGAATCCAGAGTTGGACCTCTATCCTCCTCACTTGCGCGCTCAGATTGATGAGATTAGTGATTGGAtgtttgatacaataaataggGGTGTTTATAAAAGTGGTTTTGCCACAGAGCAAGGGCCTCACGAAGAG GCTGTGAAGGCTTTGTTTGAGGCTTTGGACAAATGTGAAGAGATACTAAGCAAACAGCGATACTTAGTTGGGAACACTTTTACTGAAGCAGATGTCCGGTTGTTTGTCACCCTTATCAGATTCGACGAG GTTTACGCGTTTCACTTCAAGTGCAACAAGAAACTGATTCGCGAGTACCCAAACCTGTTCAATTACACTAAAGACATCTACCAAATTCCCGGCATCAGTAGCGCAGTCAACATGCAGCATATCAAGCGGCATTACTATGGAAGCCACCCCAACGTCAACCCCCTTGGGATCATTCCTATTGGCCCCAACATCGACTACTCTGCTCCTCATGACAGGGACAGGTTTTCCAACTAG
- the LOC127808047 gene encoding uncharacterized protein LOC127808047 isoform X1, producing MGWLCFSFCWIFATVCCYGSLQAMAKSGAFVPVPTAFRNFISRDANSSFPAEAGRYHLYVSYACPWASRCLALLKLKGLEKAIGFTSVKYKFGRTKDGEDHMGWVFPASDTEEPGAEPDPINGAKSIRELYELANPNYSGRYSVPVLWDKELKTIVNNESSEIIRMFNAEFNEVAENAALDLYPPHLQALINETNEWTFEGINIGVYKCGFATQQEPYEEAAKKLFEALDRCEEILGKQRYLCGNTITESDIRVFTTLIRFDEVYVVHFKCNKKLLREYPNLFNYTKDIYQMPGISSTVNMQHIKRHYYLSHTGINPHGIIPIGPNIDYSAPHDRERFSS from the exons ATGGGCTGGCTGTGTTTTTCATTCTGCTGGATTTTCGCGACAGTTTGTTGCTATGGATCACTT CAAGCCATGGCTAAATCTGGTGCCTTTGTGCCGGTTCCTACAGCGTTCCGCAACTTCATTTCAAGAGACGCAAATTCTTCTTTCCCAGCCGAAGCTGGAAGATACCATCTGTATGTATCATATGCATGTCCCTGGGCATCCAGGTGCCTTGCCCTCCTCAAACTCAAAGGACTTGAGAAAGCCATCGGTTTCACT TCGGTCAAATATAAATTTGGGAGAACAAAGGATGGTGAGGATCACATGGGATGGGTTTTTCCTGCCTCAGATACAGAGGAACCAGGAGCTGAACCAGACCCTATAAACGGGGCAAAGAGCATAAGAGAGTTGTATGAGCTTGCAAATCCAAACTATTCTGGAAGATACTCGGTTCCT GTTCTGTGGGATAAGGAGCTGAAAACAATTGTAAATAACGAAAGTTCAGAGATAATCCGCATGTTTAATGCTGAATTCAATGAAGTAGCAGAGAATGCAGCCCTGGACCTTTACCCTCCTCACTTGCAAGCCCTGATCAATGAGACCAATGAGTGGACATTTGAGGGGATCAATATTGGTGTTTATAAATGCGGGTTTGCCACACAGCAAGAGCCCTATGAAGAG GCTGCAAAGAAATTATTTGAGGCTTTGGACAGATGCGAGGAGATTCTAGGCAAGCAGCGTTACTTGTGTGGGAACACAATTACTGAATCTGATATCCGGGTGTTCACAACGCTTATAAGATTTGATGAG GTTTATGTAGTTCACTTCAAGTGCAACAAGAAGCTGCTACGGGAGTACCCAAACCTGTTCAACTACACCAAAGACATATACCAAATGCCTGGCATAAGTAGCACAGTCAACATGCAACATATCAAGCGGCATTACTATTTGAGCCATACTGGCATCAATCCTCATGGGATTATTCCCATTGGCCCAAACATCGATTATTCTGCTCCTCATGACAGAGAAAGGTTTTCTAGCTAG
- the LOC127808047 gene encoding uncharacterized protein LOC127808047 isoform X2: MAKSGAFVPVPTAFRNFISRDANSSFPAEAGRYHLYVSYACPWASRCLALLKLKGLEKAIGFTSVKYKFGRTKDGEDHMGWVFPASDTEEPGAEPDPINGAKSIRELYELANPNYSGRYSVPVLWDKELKTIVNNESSEIIRMFNAEFNEVAENAALDLYPPHLQALINETNEWTFEGINIGVYKCGFATQQEPYEEAAKKLFEALDRCEEILGKQRYLCGNTITESDIRVFTTLIRFDEVYVVHFKCNKKLLREYPNLFNYTKDIYQMPGISSTVNMQHIKRHYYLSHTGINPHGIIPIGPNIDYSAPHDRERFSS; this comes from the exons ATGGCTAAATCTGGTGCCTTTGTGCCGGTTCCTACAGCGTTCCGCAACTTCATTTCAAGAGACGCAAATTCTTCTTTCCCAGCCGAAGCTGGAAGATACCATCTGTATGTATCATATGCATGTCCCTGGGCATCCAGGTGCCTTGCCCTCCTCAAACTCAAAGGACTTGAGAAAGCCATCGGTTTCACT TCGGTCAAATATAAATTTGGGAGAACAAAGGATGGTGAGGATCACATGGGATGGGTTTTTCCTGCCTCAGATACAGAGGAACCAGGAGCTGAACCAGACCCTATAAACGGGGCAAAGAGCATAAGAGAGTTGTATGAGCTTGCAAATCCAAACTATTCTGGAAGATACTCGGTTCCT GTTCTGTGGGATAAGGAGCTGAAAACAATTGTAAATAACGAAAGTTCAGAGATAATCCGCATGTTTAATGCTGAATTCAATGAAGTAGCAGAGAATGCAGCCCTGGACCTTTACCCTCCTCACTTGCAAGCCCTGATCAATGAGACCAATGAGTGGACATTTGAGGGGATCAATATTGGTGTTTATAAATGCGGGTTTGCCACACAGCAAGAGCCCTATGAAGAG GCTGCAAAGAAATTATTTGAGGCTTTGGACAGATGCGAGGAGATTCTAGGCAAGCAGCGTTACTTGTGTGGGAACACAATTACTGAATCTGATATCCGGGTGTTCACAACGCTTATAAGATTTGATGAG GTTTATGTAGTTCACTTCAAGTGCAACAAGAAGCTGCTACGGGAGTACCCAAACCTGTTCAACTACACCAAAGACATATACCAAATGCCTGGCATAAGTAGCACAGTCAACATGCAACATATCAAGCGGCATTACTATTTGAGCCATACTGGCATCAATCCTCATGGGATTATTCCCATTGGCCCAAACATCGATTATTCTGCTCCTCATGACAGAGAAAGGTTTTCTAGCTAG